One genomic window of [Clostridium] scindens ATCC 35704 includes the following:
- a CDS encoding 7-cyano-7-deazaguanine synthase, protein MNLHEFFTDHPRVAIAFSGGVDSAYLLYAAKQYAKDVCAYYVKSAFQPQFELNDALHIATDLGVKMEIIELNILACKLRLNGISVPHARNGYSIFSGTKYY, encoded by the coding sequence ATGAATTTACATGAGTTTTTTACGGACCATCCAAGAGTGGCAATTGCTTTTTCCGGAGGAGTTGACTCGGCATATCTTTTATATGCAGCTAAGCAATATGCGAAAGACGTATGCGCCTATTATGTGAAATCAGCTTTTCAACCACAGTTTGAGCTGAATGATGCTTTGCACATTGCCACTGATTTGGGTGTGAAAATGGAAATAATAGAATTAAATATTCTTGCCTGTAAATTACGGTTGAATGGGATTTCCGTTCCGCATGCGCGGAACGGCTATTCCATTTTTAGCGGTACAAAATACTATTGA
- a CDS encoding ATP-binding protein — protein MRIQSEITLTPEEQALISRLKSFRVPEMARILEEQLRDPNADLNTFKERMSAMINSEWQSRADKRFNRLMKEAHLRYPAADLDETIYRPERQLDTQIIERLSTCHWIEEGKNLIVTGSSASGKTYLINAFCVTAMKQSKSVRYIKANTLMSEMEQARIKATNLDYLNKLTKLDLLVIDDFGLMDLDLDKCRDLFEVLDTRDGRKSTVVISQFPVSSWFDMFADNTYADACLTRITDKHHTYRLEMNGINMRETE, from the coding sequence GTGAGAATACAAAGCGAAATCACATTGACACCGGAAGAACAGGCCCTGATTTCTCGACTGAAAAGTTTCAGAGTTCCGGAAATGGCACGTATATTGGAGGAACAGTTGAGAGATCCGAATGCGGATCTGAATACTTTTAAGGAACGTATGTCAGCGATGATCAATTCGGAATGGCAATCAAGGGCGGATAAACGCTTCAATCGTTTGATGAAAGAAGCTCATCTCAGGTATCCGGCTGCAGATCTTGATGAGACGATTTATCGTCCTGAGCGTCAGTTAGACACGCAGATAATTGAACGTCTGAGCACTTGTCACTGGATAGAGGAAGGAAAAAACCTGATTGTAACAGGTTCTTCAGCAAGTGGTAAAACGTATTTGATCAATGCTTTTTGCGTAACAGCTATGAAACAGTCCAAAAGTGTCAGGTATATCAAAGCGAACACTCTTATGAGTGAAATGGAACAAGCACGTATCAAAGCTACTAATCTGGATTATCTGAACAAACTTACGAAACTCGATCTTCTTGTGATAGATGACTTTGGCCTGATGGATCTTGATCTCGATAAATGCCGAGATCTTTTTGAAGTACTTGATACCCGTGATGGACGGAAATCTACAGTTGTGATTTCTCAATTTCCTGTCAGCTCCTGGTTTGATATGTTTGCAGATAACACTTACGCAGATGCCTGCCTTACAAGAATTACCGACAAGCATCATACATATCGTCTGGAAATGAATGGTATCAACATGAGAGAAACGGAATAA
- a CDS encoding Mu transposase domain-containing protein yields the protein MHDYTTIIGVIELRLNKISYDNVQKRYRIGRSGISLIMERYRDSGLSLDDLKQMPAEKVVNLIYPKDNLRHKNIPLPDFHQIHENMIQMGKNADLGFLWIEYKKKNPNGYQLSQFYKLYRDFLVNTYGSTKVSMPVERIPGEKMYIDWVGDQPELLLDPSTGELKKVHIFATTLGFSSLVYAEAFPDEKLPHFITGTVHALSFYGAVPRYLVPDNLKTAVTRHNKDELVLQTAFSDLETFYDTIILPPPPRKPKGKATIENHVRFLEIYLVEELKKNTYTSLEALNDATKRIVEDINQRPFQKKSDIRKSRITGFEKYDKPRMNKLPGENYTLCDYKYFLKVPDNYHLEYDAHYYSVLYTQRGKPAILKATMAEIRICDEYNRLICRHPRSYRDFPLYITDDSHMPQEHLYYKEVNAHDGAYYRRWASVYGDSMVTLIDRILRSPKHEEQAYNSCAGVLHSCKDVPHRLVQEAADKCVEANACKYSYFKKVLGMVQNNHSINNTAASGTLPSHANIRGKEAYK from the coding sequence ATGCACGACTACACTACTATCATAGGTGTCATAGAACTAAGACTTAACAAGATCAGCTATGACAATGTTCAGAAACGATATCGAATTGGAAGAAGCGGAATCTCACTGATTATGGAACGCTATCGGGATTCTGGATTATCATTGGATGATTTAAAGCAGATGCCGGCCGAAAAGGTGGTCAATCTGATTTATCCCAAGGATAATCTTCGCCACAAAAACATTCCGTTGCCTGATTTTCACCAAATTCATGAGAACATGATCCAAATGGGAAAGAATGCAGACCTTGGATTTCTGTGGATCGAGTACAAAAAGAAAAATCCTAATGGTTATCAGCTATCACAGTTTTACAAACTGTATAGAGACTTTCTGGTAAATACTTATGGATCCACAAAAGTATCCATGCCGGTTGAACGAATTCCCGGTGAAAAGATGTACATCGACTGGGTAGGTGATCAACCAGAGCTGCTTCTGGATCCTTCAACTGGAGAACTCAAGAAAGTACACATTTTTGCAACAACTCTTGGTTTCAGCAGTCTTGTTTATGCAGAAGCCTTTCCAGATGAAAAACTGCCACATTTTATCACTGGTACCGTACATGCATTATCTTTTTACGGTGCTGTTCCCAGATATCTTGTGCCGGATAATCTGAAAACGGCTGTTACCCGACATAATAAGGATGAGCTTGTATTACAGACGGCTTTTTCAGATCTGGAAACTTTTTATGATACAATCATACTTCCACCACCGCCGCGCAAACCAAAGGGAAAAGCAACGATTGAAAATCATGTTCGCTTTCTGGAAATCTATTTAGTCGAAGAACTTAAGAAAAATACCTATACCTCGCTTGAGGCTTTAAATGATGCTACAAAAAGAATTGTAGAGGACATCAATCAGCGACCATTTCAGAAAAAATCAGATATCCGTAAATCAAGGATAACTGGATTTGAAAAGTATGACAAACCGCGTATGAACAAGCTTCCCGGCGAGAATTACACGCTTTGTGATTATAAGTACTTTCTTAAAGTTCCTGATAATTATCATCTTGAATATGATGCCCACTACTACTCTGTATTGTATACCCAAAGAGGAAAGCCGGCAATTCTAAAGGCAACAATGGCAGAAATAAGGATCTGCGATGAGTACAACCGTCTGATCTGCCGACATCCGAGATCCTACAGGGATTTTCCGCTATATATCACAGATGACAGCCATATGCCGCAAGAACATCTTTATTATAAAGAGGTTAATGCCCATGATGGTGCTTATTATCGGCGGTGGGCATCTGTATACGGCGATTCTATGGTCACTCTTATAGATAGGATCCTGCGCAGTCCAAAACATGAAGAACAAGCTTACAACAGTTGTGCCGGAGTCCTTCATTCCTGTAAGGATGTGCCACACAGGCTCGTACAAGAAGCTGCGGATAAATGTGTAGAAGCAAATGCCTGCAAGTATTCTTATTTTAAAAAAGTACTTGGCATGGTCCAAAACAATCATTCTATTAATAACACAGCTGCATCAGGAACACTTCCTTCCCATGCAAATATCCGTGGAAAGGAGGCCTATAAATAA
- a CDS encoding adenine nucleotide alpha-hydrolase family protein produces the protein MSKEAGLFTWNKPAYACLATRIPTGQPISEFLLRRTELAENFMFKKGFSNFRIRTIGETAKIQITLQQLPLLLDNRKEILDELKKNYASVCLDLEVRNEN, from the coding sequence TTGTCTAAAGAAGCGGGATTGTTTACATGGAACAAACCGGCATATGCTTGCCTTGCGACCAGAATTCCTACAGGACAGCCAATCAGTGAATTTTTGCTTCGCAGAACAGAGTTAGCAGAAAACTTTATGTTTAAAAAAGGTTTTTCTAATTTTCGTATCAGAACGATTGGGGAAACCGCTAAAATCCAGATCACATTACAGCAGCTTCCGTTGCTGTTGGATAACAGAAAAGAAATCTTGGATGAACTGAAGAAGAACTATGCATCGGTTTGTCTTGATTTGGAGGTGCGGAATGAAAACTGA
- a CDS encoding AIR carboxylase family protein, translating into MKTEIKQLLESVKNGIMTVDEALLQIKTKPFEDVGYAKVNLHRKARQGVAEVIYGAGKTATQMIGIIETMQRNGQNCILITRLSPTAADEIREKVSLRYFPEAHIGIIGEMPKPDGIGKIVIATGGTSDIPVAEEAALTAEVLGNEVVRLFDVGVAGLHRLLSHLDDIMNASVIIAIAGMEGALASVIGGLACLL; encoded by the coding sequence ATGAAAACTGAAATAAAGCAACTGCTTGAATCGGTCAAAAATGGAATAATGACCGTTGATGAAGCCCTGCTTCAAATAAAAACAAAGCCATTTGAAGATGTTGGGTATGCAAAGGTTAATTTGCACAGAAAAGCCCGTCAAGGTGTAGCAGAAGTAATTTATGGAGCTGGAAAAACTGCGACACAGATGATAGGAATTATTGAAACTATGCAGCGCAACGGACAAAATTGCATCTTGATTACTCGTTTATCTCCAACAGCTGCAGATGAAATTCGTGAGAAGGTTTCATTACGATATTTTCCAGAAGCTCACATTGGAATTATTGGTGAAATGCCGAAACCGGATGGTATCGGAAAAATTGTCATAGCTACCGGGGGAACAAGTGATATACCCGTAGCAGAAGAAGCTGCTCTGACAGCGGAGGTGTTGGGAAATGAAGTAGTTCGTTTGTTTGATGTAGGTGTTGCTGGCTTGCATCGTCTTCTTTCTCATTTGGACGATATTATGAATGCATCGGTTATCATTGCTATAGCGGGTATGGAAGGTGCGCTTGCAAGTGTAATCGGCGGGCTTGCGTGTTTATTGTAA